The genomic window GGGCCTCATCTCACCGTCGTTCTACGACACCGCGCACGTCGTCCGCGCCTGGTCCCGTAACCCCGAACGCGTCCCGCCGGCCCTCGGAGCACCGGCGCTCGCCTTCCTCCTCGACCGGCAGAATCCCGACGGCAGTTGGGGACGGCCGAGCACACCGCGTGCCTACCGTCTCGTTCCCACCCTCGCGGCCGCGGTCGCGCTGTCCGCCAGGACCCGCTCCGCGCCGGCCGCCGCGGCCGCGGAACACGACCGGGTCCTCGCCGCTCTTCGCCACGGGCTTGCCCACCTCACCACCCAGCCCGTGCCACGCCCCGACGACATGCCGGACACCGTGGCGGTCGAGTACCTCGTGCCCGCGTTGTTCGAGGAACTCCACGCACGGCTCGCCGACGCTTCTCCCGGGGACGCGGCGCGCGTGGAGCACGCGATGCGGCCGTTCGTTCCCTGGCGGGGACTGCTGCGTCTGCTGCGGGAACACGTCCGCGCCGGAGCCGCGGTGCCCGTCCAGCGGGACCACTGCTGGGAGATCTTCGACGCGGAGGACGCACCCGTACCGGTGCCGCCCTTCCGGGACGGTTCGGTCGTGTGCTCGCCCGCCGCCACGGCAGCGGCGCTCGCCCGCTGCGACCGCGACGTACCGGCGGCGGAGAAGTACCTGGCGCTCTCTCCCCCCGCGCTCGGCGGCGCGCAGCCGGTGGTGCTCCCGCTCGTCGTCTTCGAACGGGTCTGGGTGCTGACCGCCCTGCTGCACGCGGGGATTCCCCTGTCCGCCTCGGTGAGAGCGGCGGCCATCGCCGCTCTCCGCCCGTTCTGGACACCCGCCGGAGTGGGTGCCGCCCCGGGGCTCGCCATCGAGGCCGACGACACCGCCAACTACCTCCTCGCCCTGCTGCGGCTGGGCGAGGAGCCGGATCTCAGCTGCCTGCTGGCCTTCGAGGACGAAGCCGTCTTCCGCACCTATCACACGGCCGAACGCAATGTCTCCGTCAGCACCAACGCCCACGTCCTGGAGGCCCTGACGGCGGGGATGGCCCGGCGGCCGGGACTCGCGGCGCAGTTCGCGGCCCCGGCGGCCAAGGCCCGGGACTTCGTGCTCGATTCGCAGACCACCGACGGGCACTGGGTGGACAAGTGGCACGCCTCACCGCTCTACGCCACGTCCTGCGCCGTTTTCGCGCTCCTGCCGTCCTCCGACCCGCGCATCGGCCGGGCTGTGCGCAGGACCACGGACTGGCTGCTGAGCACCCAGCGCCGGGACGGGTCCTGGGGGCGGTGGTGCGGCACCCTCGAAGAGACCTCCTACGCGGTCACGATCCTCGCGCGCCACGGCCACGGGCGTGGCGGGAGCGCCGTACGCACGGCCGTGGAGCGGGGCCTTCGGTTCCTCGACGCCGCGAGCGGATCGGAGCCGGACGACGACGCCCGGACGCCCTTGTGGCACAGCAAGGAGCTCTACAGCCCGCTGCGGCTGGTCGGCGCGCTGGTCCTGGGAGCGCGCCACGCGGCCCGCCGGTATCTGGAAGGACGCGACTGATGCGCCTGAGCGATGCGGTCCTGAACTTCCCCTTCACGCCGGCCCCGCACGGCGAACCTCCGCCGGACTACGCCCACCTGCGCAGAAACGCACCGGTGACACCGGTGATCCTGCCCACCGGTCATCGGGTGTGGCTGGTCACCGGCCACGCCGACACCCAGACCGTGCTCAGCGACCCGCGCTTCAGCCGCGATGTGCGCAGCGCGGGACTCGCGATCGCCACGGGGACCGACTTCTTCGTGGTCAGCGGTTCCTTCATGTACATGGACCCGCCCGATCACACCCGGCTGCGCCGCCTGGTCCAGCCCTTCTTCACCCCCCGGTACCTGAAGCCGCTGACCTCGGCGGTGGAGGCCCTCGCGGACGAGTGCCTCGACGGCTTCACCGGGCTCGGGCCGCCGGCGGACCTCGTCGCACAGTTCGCGTTCCCGTTCACCGTGCGCGTCACCTGCCGGCTGCTGGGCATGGAGGTGAGCGATCTCGCCGTGTTCCGCTCCTGGGTGGAGACCATCCCTTCGCTGACCCGCTCGACTGCGGACGAGATCGGTCAGGCAGTGGCCGACATGGGCGCGTACCTGACGGAGCAACTCCACGCGAAGCGCGAACGACCGGGCGACGACCCGCTCACCGTGCTGGTGAACGCACAGGACACCGGCCGGATCACCGAGGAGGAAGCCCTCAACCTGGCCCGGCTGCTGTTCTTCGCGGGCCAGGACAGCCCCGGCAACCTGATCGCGCGAGGCGCCCTCCTGCTGATGCGGCACCCGGACCAGTGGGCGGCGCTGTGCGCCGACCCGTCCCTCGTCGACGGCGCGGTCGAGGAGATCCTCCGCCACTCGATGACGAGCGGTACGGGCCTGACCCACCCCACCGTCGCCACCGAGGACCTGACGCTCTCCGGCGTACGGATCAGGGCCGGCGAGGTGGTGGTGGCCCCGCTCATCGCCGCCAACCGCGACCCCGGAAGGTTCACCGAGCCGGACACCTTCGACATCACCCGAGCCGACGCGGCTTCACACCTCGCCTTCGGCAAAGGGATCCACTACTGCCTCGGCGCCCCGCTGGCCCGGATCCAGCTGCGCGCCGCATTCGGCCGACTCGCCCGGCGCTTCCCGGCGATACGCCGCGCGGACACCGGCGACCTCGCCTGGAGCACCGACATGCTGCCCAACAGGATCAAGGAACTGACGGTCACCTGGTGAGCGTCGCCCTGGCGGCCTCACGGCCGCGGGCGCTCGGCCCGTCACGTCCCGGGTGAACCGGAGAACGTGGGCGGCGTGCCGTTCACTGCACGTGCGGCCCCGTGACGAAGCGGCCGTTCTCGTCGTAGGGCCAGGCGTTGGCGATGCATCCGTGCAGGCCCTTGATCTGCTGCATCATCACCGGTGCCAGGTGGCCCGGGCCCGCGCAGGTCGTGTGCGTGTGGCCCAGGAAGTGCCCCATCTCGTGGTTGATGATCAGCGCCCGGTAGTCATGGATCGGACCGTCGAAGGTGGGCGAGCCCTTGACCCAGCGCTTGAGGTTCACCACCACCCCACCGGGAACCTCGCAGTTGTACTCGCCTTGGGTGTCCTGCTGGATGCCCGCCCAGCAGAGGGCGTCCGCCGTCCCCGGTGTCGCGATCCTCACCGTCAGGTCGTGGGGCTGTCCCGCGCTCACCAACTGGAACGAGTGGGCCGGGTTGCGGGTCCAGCCCCGGGGGGCGGCGAGTATGTCGGCGATCTCGTCCGCCGCTTGGGTCGGCGAGATGTCGAGGCCGGTCTCGACCTCCACCGCGTACCGGATCGGACGCGGACCGTGACCCACCTTCGCGCCACTGGCCTGCGCGGTGACGAACGTGCCGGTGCCCGTCGAGGGGACGTCGATCTCGGTGGGTGTCGGGGTCGGGGTGGGCGTCCGCGTGGGAGTGGGCGCCGGCGTCCGCGTCGGCGTGGTGGTGTGGGGTGCAACGCTCCGCGGGTGCGGCGCGCCGCTCGACGCGTCACGCGGCGCATCGCTCGACACGTCGCCTCGCCCACCGTCGAGGAAGAACACAGCGGAACCGAGCAGGCCCGCTGCCACCAGCGTGCCGATCAGGTACCTCCGGCCCGGGCGCCGCCGACTGCCCCGGTGGCGCGAGGACCGGCGACGGCCACCGCGGTGGGAGGCCACGGTGCTGCCGGTGGTCGATGTGAGTTCCCGCTCTCGTGCCGCATGCATGGCAACTCAAACTGGTCATTTCAGATGATCGCCCTGAGTTCGCATCATCACGAACCGATAACGGACCGCCGCTCGGCGGGTTCGGCGGATTCGGCCGCCCGACGGCACACCGATGTGACCCTTCTGTAACGGCTCCCGAGAGGGACTCCTGCGCAGGTCGGCGAGCGCACACGACCTGCCTACACTGTCGAGGTGCCACGAGTCCTGATTGTCGAAGACGACCCAGATGTCCGTAAGGCCGTCCAGCTGGGACTGCGTCATCAGGGGCATGACGTCTTCGCCGCCGGAACGGGTGAAGAGGGCTTGGAGCAGCTGCACCCCTTCCGTCCGGACGTCGTCGTGCTCGACCTCATGCTGCCCGGCGTGTCCGGCCTCGACGTATGCCGGCGGATCAGGGTTCGCGACCAGGTGCCGATCATCATGGTGACCGCCAAGGGCGACGACATCGACGTGGTCGTGGGGCTGGAGGCCGGAGCGGACGACTACGTGGTCAAGCCCGTGCAGGCCCGGGTGCTCGACGCGCGAATACGGGCCGTACTGCGCAGGCAGGACGCGTCGGTCTCCGACACCGTCCGGCCGAGGGCGGAGTCGCACGGCGACCTGGTCATCGACCGGGCCGGGCTCGTGGTGACACACCATAATGAACGCGTCGCGCTCGCCCCCTCGGAGCTTCGGCTGCTGCTGACCCTGTCGGCCTCGCCCGGACAGGTACTCAGCCGCCAGCAGTTGCTGGAAGCGGTCTGGGAGCACAGCTACTACGGCGACATCCGGCTCGTGGACGCCTGTGTGAAGCGATTGCGCGGCAAGCTCGGCGAGCTGGGCGGGGATCCCCGCTACATCCAGACCGTACGCGGCTTCGGTTACCGCTTCGGTTCCCAGTGAGCGGCCAGGGATCCGCACGGGCCCGCAGGCGCCTGCGCAAGCGCGAGGCCGTCGCGGCCGGGCAGGGCCCCCGGCCGGCGAGACCCTTTCGGATGATCCTGGCGAAAGTCCCGCTTCCGCTGCGGGGCCTGCGCTCCCGCCTGGTGGTCGCCTTCGTCCTGGTGGCCATGGCCAGTGCCCTGAGCACCGGAGCCGTCGCCTTCCGGGAGGCCCGCACGGGGGTGCTCCAGCAGAGCCAGGACTCCGTCATCCGGCAGTTCCGGACCAGCGTCGACGCCGCGGCTCTCGGCACTCCCCCGGCGCCGAGCCAGAGCCACCTGCAGAAGGCGGTGAACCAGGTACTCCAGGCCAACCAGTCGCAGGGGTGGCGGGTACTGGCCACGTACGGCAGCCTGCGCGCCTACGCGCCGAGTGCCGACTTCGGCAAGCTCAGCCCGGAACTGCGCCGGTCCGTGGACACCAAACGCGCCGCGGTGTTCCAGCGGGTGAACGAGGACGGGCGTCCCTATCTCGTCGTCGGCATGCCGGTCACGTACTCCGGCGGCGAAGGCACGGAGTCCAGGCTCTCGGGGATGGTGATGTACCTGGTGGTGCCGCAGAACACCGAACAGGCTTACGTCGAAGCGATGGTCAGCGCCATCGAGCACGCCACCCTGGTGGCGCTGTTCCTCGCCGTCGTCCTGGCGCTGCTGGCCGCGAGCGGCGTACTCCGTCCCGTGCGGGCGTTGCGCGGAGCCACGCGCCGGATGGCGGAGGGGCACCTCGACGTCCGGCTGGCCGTCAACGGCTCCGACGAACTGGCCGACCTCTCACGGTCCTTCAACCACACGGCGGCCGCGCTGGAGGAGTCGGTCTCGGAGCTGCGCCGCCTGGAGGCCCAGGCGCGCCGCTTCGTCGCGGACGTCTCCCACGAACTGCGGACGCCGCTGGCGGCGATGTCGGCGGTCACCGACGTGCTGGACGAGAAGGCGCTGCGCCTGGACGAGGAGACCGGCCAGGCACTGCAGCTCATCAGCGAGGGGACCAGCCGGTTGAGCGTGCTGGTGAACGACCTGATGGAGATCTCCCGCTTCGACGCGGGCGCGGCCGAACTCAGCCTGGACGAGGTCGACCTGGCCGACTTCGTCCAGCACACCCTCGCGGCTCGGGGGTGGCAGGGCCAGGTGGAGACCGACCTGCCCGGACCGGGCGTGCTCCGGACGCGCGTGGATCCGCGCCGGCTCGACGTGGTGATGGCCAATCTGGTCGGCAACGCGCTGCGGCACGGAGCGCCGCCGGTGCGGCTGACCATGGGCGTGAGAGAGGAGCGAGCGGACGTGGCGTGGGCCGTCATCGAGGTGACCGACAGCGGACCGGGCATCGCCGAGGAAGCCGTGCCACACATCTTCGAGCGCTTCTACAAGGCGAGCACCACACGGACCAGAAGCGAGAGCAGCGGACTGGGCCTGGCCATCACGGCGGAGAACGTGCACCTGCACGGTGGACGCATCAGCGCCGCCAACCTGCCCGGGGGCGGAGCGGCGTTCACGGTCGAACTCCCCCTGCACCGCGACACCGCGCCCGCCGACCACGACTCCACCCCGGGTGCCCGGTGAAGGGCGCGCGCGTGACGGCGAGCCTGGCCGGGCTCGCGGCCGCGCTCTCGCTGACGGCGTGCGGAGTCCCCCCGTCCGACGTCATCCAGGCCGGCGAACCGGCGAGCGGCATGTTCTCCGCCGCTCCGAAGCCCTCGGTGCCGGTCGTCGTCTCCCTCTATTTCCTCGACGACGGAGTTCTGACGGCTCATCCCCGCACGATCGCCGGTCCTGCGGACCTCGGGACCGTCGTGGGCGCGCTGTTCGGCGGACCGACTCCAGGCGAGACCATGACGGTCACCACGGAGCTGCCCCGCCTGACGGATGCGCCGGTCGTGACGGCGGACAGGAGCGTCAAGGACGTCTCCATCAAGCTTCCCGGTGATGTCGCTCCCTTCAGCCGTCCGGCCATGCTGCAGCTGGCGTGCACGGTGGCTCACGTGAGCAGGTCGTTGACCGCGCCTCCCTTGGACGCGGATCCGGACGGCTCCCCTGCGGCGCCTGTCGCCGATGCGCAACGCTCGCCCGCACGCACGAGCGTCCATGTGCTCGGGGACGGATGGACGATGAGGCAGTCGGCCGACTCGTGTCCCGAACCTCCGCGGCCGTAGGAGGAGCCCGGGCACGGCCCCCGGTACCGGCAGAGATCGTTGACGACGCTCAGCCCGCTCGGTGCGGGGTGCCGGGTGCCGGGTGCGCAGGCACGATGTCGATCTGTCGTGCCGCAAGCACTCACGTCCCTCAACTCCGGGCACTAAGTTGTCCCTTGCTATCTCACTGGCCGACTGGAGACTCACCGTGACCGATTTTCCGGCAGCGCCCGCAGACCCGCGCGACAGAATCAACACCGCGCAGCCCCACACCGCCCGCATCTGGAACTACTGGCTGGGCGGCAAGGACAACTACGAAGTCGATCGCGTCGTCGGAGACCAGATCCGCAAGCTGCACCCGGGCATCGGGGACTACGCCCTCGCGGACCGGCTTTTCCTCGGACGAGTCGTGCGTCACCTGGTGGACGAGTGCGGCATACGCCAGTTCCTCGACATCGGCACGGGGCTGCCGAGCGCCGACAACACCCATGAAGTCGCCCAGCGGTTGGCTCCGGAGTCCCGCATCGTCTACGTCGACAACGACCCCCTGGTGCTCGCGCACGCGCGTGCCCTGCTGAAGAGCACGCCCGAGGGCAGGACGGACTACCTGGACGAGGACCTGCGCAACGTCGACACCATCCTGGAGCACGCGGCGAGGACGCTGGACTTCAGCCGGCCCGTGGCGCTCATGCTTCTCGGAGTGGTCATCTTCGTCGGGGACGACGAGGAGGCCTACGGGAACGTTCGGCGGCTCATGGACGCGCTCCCGTCCGGCAGTCACCTGGTGCTTTCCCACACCATCACCAGCCCCGCCATGCCCGATGTCGACGCGGCGGTGGCGTTCTGGAACGAACACGGCACTCCGAAACTGACCCAGCGTACGCCGGAGGCCGTCGCCCGCTTCTTCGACGGGCTTGCACTCCTCGATCCCGGTGTCGTGTCCTGCAACCACTGGCGCCCCGATGCGCAGGGCACGCCGTTGCCCGATGAAGTGGCCATGTTCGGCGGGGTCGGACGCAAGAACTGATACGCGCGCGAAGGCGCCGCCGCTGTCGAGGAGTCGCACCGGCGGCGGTGCCACCGCACCGGCCTCGCCAGCCGGCTCGCCGGCGCCTTGGGGCGCTTCCGGCGATGAGTGACATGTCCTGCCGCTCGCCTCGCCGGCACGCCTAGGGCCGGTCGAAGAGCAGCGTGAGCTGGGCGTCGAGTGCGGCGACGGCGTCCTGCTCGGCGTATTGCTGCGACAGCAGTTGCATGCCCAGTCCGTCGACGAGCGCGAGGAGACCTGCGGCCGCGCGTTCGGGGTCGGCGCGATCGGCTCCCGCCGCGCGCAACTGGTCCGCGAGGAACGTGCGCATCGCTGCGGCGTCCTCGCGCAGCCCCGAAGCGATCGACGGCTTCACCGCGGCGTAGGCGAGGAACGCGAGCACGACGTGGTTCTCCAGCCGGCGGGGCTCGTCCAGCGGCAGCACCTGGAGCAGCAGGGCGCGGACGAGTTCGCGCGGCGAGTTCGGTACGGCCGCGGCCTGGGACCGTTCCCGGATCCTGTCCATGACCATGCCGAGCGCGAACGTCATCATCTCGTCCTTGGTGCGGAAGTAGTGCTGCACCATCCCGGTCGAGACGCCCGCCTCGGTCGCCACGTGCCGCAGGCTCACCCCCTCCAGGCCGCGTGCGGCGGCGAGGTTCATCAGTGCGTTGGCCAGCAGCTCCCGCCGCTCCTGGTGGTCCACCTTGCGAGGCATGGGCCCACTTTACATTGCGACCGTATTGCCATCTGATACATTGCAGTCGTATTGGAAAGATGGAGGTGGGTCCGATGACCGTGCTCGAGTTGACGGCGATAGACCAGTGGCGACGGGATCTGGTGGGCGGCAAGGCCGCCGGTCTGGCCGCGCTGATACTCCTGGGCGAGCGCGTGCCGGACGCCTTCTGCGTCACGACCGAGGCGCACCGGCGCGGCGAGGTGCCCCGCGACGAGGTGCTCGCGGCATACGAAAGGCTCGGTGGCGGACCGGTCGCGGTTCGCTCGAGCGCCACCACCGAGGACCTGCCCGACGCGAGCTTCGCCGGCCAGCAGGACACCCTTCTCTCGGTCACGGGCCCGGAAGAGCTGCTCAAGGCGATCCGCGCCTGCTGGGAATCGCTGCACACCGAGCGTGCCGTCGCCTACCGCGAGGCGGCCGGGATCGCCCATGACACCGTAGGCATGGCGGTCGTCGTGCAGCGGATGATCGCTCCCGAGGTCGCGGGCGTGATGTTCACCGCCAACCCGCTCACCGGTTCGCGCGGCGAGACCGTCGTCGATGCCGCACCAGGACTGGGCACGGCCGTCGTCGACGGGACCACCGTGGCCGACCACTACGTGCTGGACGGCACGGAACCGGCTGAGCGAGGGTGCCTGGCACCCGCCCGGCTGAAGGAGCTGAGTGAGGTCGGCGAGCGGCTCCGGCGCCGGCTCGGCACGGAGCAGGATGTCGAGTGGGCCTACGACCACGACGGCGAGCTGTGGCTGCTGCAGGCGCGCCCGATCACCACGTTGTTCCCGCTGCCGCCCGCCGGCACCAAGCCGGGGCCGCGTCTGTATGTCGAGTTCGGCCATGTGCAGGGCATGCTCCAACCGGCCACCCCGATGGGCATGTCGACGCTGAAGTCGATGGTGGCCGGCATGCTCGCCTCGGTCGGCCTCACGGTCGAGATCGTCGACATCGGCGGGCGCCTGTACGGCGACCTGACCGACGCGGTGCGCGATCCCTCGACCCGGCAGCGGCTGGTGAAGCTGATGGCGGTCGATTTCGGGCCCCGCGCGCAGGCCGCAGTCGAGCACCTGCTGGACGACCCCCGGTTCGCCCCGCAGCCCGGTGCCCGCCGCCGCAACTCGGCCGCGCTGGCCACGGGCCCGAAGGCGCTGTTCGGCATTCTCGGCGCGTTGGCCCGGCCGACGGCGGCGCGTGCCCGCGTGTTCGGCGAGATCGAACGCCTCCGGCGCGAGCCGGTCACCGACCCGCCCACCGCCGCGGAACTGCTCGACCTGCTCGACGAAGCGACCGCAGGAAGCGACCGCCTCAGCTCGATCATCTGGCCGGTGGTGAGCGGACTCGCGGTCTCCGCGGTGCTTCCGCCGCTGCTCAAGGGAATCGCCGACGACGCCGAGATCCACACCGTGCTCGGCGGCATGCCGCACAACGTCACCATCGAGATGGACCTCGAACTGTGGCGAACAGCCCAGCGTGCAGCGCCCCACCGCGAGACGCTGCTCAACACCCCGCCGGACCGGCTCGCCGCGGCCCATCTGGCGGGTAGCCTGCCGGAGTTCGGTCTGACCGCCTTCCTCGAGACCTACGGCAACCGTTCCGCCGCCGAGGTCGACGTCGGCGTCCCGCGCTGGTCGGAGGACCCCACACCGGTGTTCGCGATACTCGCCAACTATCTGCGGGTCACCGACCCCGAACAGGCCCCGGACCGGCGCTTCGCCCGCGCCGCGGCCACGGCGGAGGCGAAGCTGACCGAGCTCACCGAGCGGGCACGCCGCGCACACCGCCTGCGCGGCGCTCTCGCCGGCTTCCTCCTCCGCCGGGCGCGACAGCTGACCGGACTGCGCGAGGCGGGCAAGTTCGCCGGGTTGTACGCGCTGCGCGACCAGCGCCGCCGCCTCCTGCTCATCGGCACCGAACTGCGGGAGAACGGGCGTATCGAGCACGCGGACGACGTCATGTTCCTCACCGTGTCCGAGCTGCGCACAGCCGTGGAGTCGCACGACGACCTGCGTGAAACGGTCGCCGGACGTCGCTCGCAGTACGCACGGGAGCTGCGCCGGCGCACCGTTCCGGTCGCTCTGCTCTCGGACGGCACCGACGTGGAGACGCTGCTGCCCGCCCAGGCGGCGGACGGCCCCGCGCTCACCGGCATGGGTGCGGCACCCGGGCGGGTCAGCGGCCGTGCCCGCGTGGTCCGCGACCCGGCCGGCGCATCCATCGAGCCGGGCGAGATCCTCGTTGCGCCGACGACCGAC from Streptomyces sp. FIT100 includes these protein-coding regions:
- a CDS encoding DUF3152 domain-containing protein, whose amino-acid sequence is MAAGLLGSAVFFLDGGRGDVSSDAPRDASSGAPHPRSVAPHTTTPTRTPAPTPTRTPTPTPTPTEIDVPSTGTGTFVTAQASGAKVGHGPRPIRYAVEVETGLDISPTQAADEIADILAAPRGWTRNPAHSFQLVSAGQPHDLTVRIATPGTADALCWAGIQQDTQGEYNCEVPGGVVVNLKRWVKGSPTFDGPIHDYRALIINHEMGHFLGHTHTTCAGPGHLAPVMMQQIKGLHGCIANAWPYDENGRFVTGPHVQ
- a CDS encoding HAMP domain-containing sensor histidine kinase — protein: MILAKVPLPLRGLRSRLVVAFVLVAMASALSTGAVAFREARTGVLQQSQDSVIRQFRTSVDAAALGTPPAPSQSHLQKAVNQVLQANQSQGWRVLATYGSLRAYAPSADFGKLSPELRRSVDTKRAAVFQRVNEDGRPYLVVGMPVTYSGGEGTESRLSGMVMYLVVPQNTEQAYVEAMVSAIEHATLVALFLAVVLALLAASGVLRPVRALRGATRRMAEGHLDVRLAVNGSDELADLSRSFNHTAAALEESVSELRRLEAQARRFVADVSHELRTPLAAMSAVTDVLDEKALRLDEETGQALQLISEGTSRLSVLVNDLMEISRFDAGAAELSLDEVDLADFVQHTLAARGWQGQVETDLPGPGVLRTRVDPRRLDVVMANLVGNALRHGAPPVRLTMGVREERADVAWAVIEVTDSGPGIAEEAVPHIFERFYKASTTRTRSESSGLGLAITAENVHLHGGRISAANLPGGGAAFTVELPLHRDTAPADHDSTPGAR
- a CDS encoding response regulator transcription factor, with amino-acid sequence MPRVLIVEDDPDVRKAVQLGLRHQGHDVFAAGTGEEGLEQLHPFRPDVVVLDLMLPGVSGLDVCRRIRVRDQVPIIMVTAKGDDIDVVVGLEAGADDYVVKPVQARVLDARIRAVLRRQDASVSDTVRPRAESHGDLVIDRAGLVVTHHNERVALAPSELRLLLTLSASPGQVLSRQQLLEAVWEHSYYGDIRLVDACVKRLRGKLGELGGDPRYIQTVRGFGYRFGSQ
- a CDS encoding cytochrome P450: MRLSDAVLNFPFTPAPHGEPPPDYAHLRRNAPVTPVILPTGHRVWLVTGHADTQTVLSDPRFSRDVRSAGLAIATGTDFFVVSGSFMYMDPPDHTRLRRLVQPFFTPRYLKPLTSAVEALADECLDGFTGLGPPADLVAQFAFPFTVRVTCRLLGMEVSDLAVFRSWVETIPSLTRSTADEIGQAVADMGAYLTEQLHAKRERPGDDPLTVLVNAQDTGRITEEEALNLARLLFFAGQDSPGNLIARGALLLMRHPDQWAALCADPSLVDGAVEEILRHSMTSGTGLTHPTVATEDLTLSGVRIRAGEVVVAPLIAANRDPGRFTEPDTFDITRADAASHLAFGKGIHYCLGAPLARIQLRAAFGRLARRFPAIRRADTGDLAWSTDMLPNRIKELTVTW
- a CDS encoding prenyltransferase/squalene oxidase repeat-containing protein, encoding MTADLALKSLSDALDDPWGLISPSFYDTAHVVRAWSRNPERVPPALGAPALAFLLDRQNPDGSWGRPSTPRAYRLVPTLAAAVALSARTRSAPAAAAAEHDRVLAALRHGLAHLTTQPVPRPDDMPDTVAVEYLVPALFEELHARLADASPGDAARVEHAMRPFVPWRGLLRLLREHVRAGAAVPVQRDHCWEIFDAEDAPVPVPPFRDGSVVCSPAATAAALARCDRDVPAAEKYLALSPPALGGAQPVVLPLVVFERVWVLTALLHAGIPLSASVRAAAIAALRPFWTPAGVGAAPGLAIEADDTANYLLALLRLGEEPDLSCLLAFEDEAVFRTYHTAERNVSVSTNAHVLEALTAGMARRPGLAAQFAAPAAKARDFVLDSQTTDGHWVDKWHASPLYATSCAVFALLPSSDPRIGRAVRRTTDWLLSTQRRDGSWGRWCGTLEETSYAVTILARHGHGRGGSAVRTAVERGLRFLDAASGSEPDDDARTPLWHSKELYSPLRLVGALVLGARHAARRYLEGRD
- a CDS encoding SAM-dependent methyltransferase, which codes for MTDFPAAPADPRDRINTAQPHTARIWNYWLGGKDNYEVDRVVGDQIRKLHPGIGDYALADRLFLGRVVRHLVDECGIRQFLDIGTGLPSADNTHEVAQRLAPESRIVYVDNDPLVLAHARALLKSTPEGRTDYLDEDLRNVDTILEHAARTLDFSRPVALMLLGVVIFVGDDEEAYGNVRRLMDALPSGSHLVLSHTITSPAMPDVDAAVAFWNEHGTPKLTQRTPEAVARFFDGLALLDPGVVSCNHWRPDAQGTPLPDEVAMFGGVGRKN
- a CDS encoding PEP/pyruvate-binding domain-containing protein, encoding MTVLELTAIDQWRRDLVGGKAAGLAALILLGERVPDAFCVTTEAHRRGEVPRDEVLAAYERLGGGPVAVRSSATTEDLPDASFAGQQDTLLSVTGPEELLKAIRACWESLHTERAVAYREAAGIAHDTVGMAVVVQRMIAPEVAGVMFTANPLTGSRGETVVDAAPGLGTAVVDGTTVADHYVLDGTEPAERGCLAPARLKELSEVGERLRRRLGTEQDVEWAYDHDGELWLLQARPITTLFPLPPAGTKPGPRLYVEFGHVQGMLQPATPMGMSTLKSMVAGMLASVGLTVEIVDIGGRLYGDLTDAVRDPSTRQRLVKLMAVDFGPRAQAAVEHLLDDPRFAPQPGARRRNSAALATGPKALFGILGALARPTAARARVFGEIERLRREPVTDPPTAAELLDLLDEATAGSDRLSSIIWPVVSGLAVSAVLPPLLKGIADDAEIHTVLGGMPHNVTIEMDLELWRTAQRAAPHRETLLNTPPDRLAAAHLAGSLPEFGLTAFLETYGNRSAAEVDVGVPRWSEDPTPVFAILANYLRVTDPEQAPDRRFARAAATAEAKLTELTERARRAHRLRGALAGFLLRRARQLTGLREAGKFAGLYALRDQRRRLLLIGTELRENGRIEHADDVMFLTVSELRTAVESHDDLRETVAGRRSQYARELRRRTVPVALLSDGTDVETLLPAQAADGPALTGMGAAPGRVSGRARVVRDPAGASIEPGEILVAPTTDPGWTPLFLTAGGLVTETGAVMAHGPTVAREYGIPAVICVPGATERIRTGQLITVDGATGTITIDQSPGGESTAH
- a CDS encoding TetR/AcrR family transcriptional regulator, which translates into the protein MPRKVDHQERRELLANALMNLAAARGLEGVSLRHVATEAGVSTGMVQHYFRTKDEMMTFALGMVMDRIRERSQAAAVPNSPRELVRALLLQVLPLDEPRRLENHVVLAFLAYAAVKPSIASGLREDAAAMRTFLADQLRAAGADRADPERAAAGLLALVDGLGMQLLSQQYAEQDAVAALDAQLTLLFDRP